The sequence TCGGAGCGGGATTTTATTGTGGGTCATCCATGGCTGTCCTCACCCGCGTTTTCCGCCCCGCCCTCGCCCGCTATCCGGGGCGCGCCATCGCATCGCTGGCGATGGCGATCGTGTGCACCTCGCTGGTGCTGGTGCTGCCTGGGGTGACGCAGGTGTTCATCGATGACGTGATCGGCCACAAGCGCGGCGACCTGCTGATCCCCACCGCCCTCATGGGCGTCGGTGCCATCGCCATCCGCCAGATCCTTTTCACGCTCCGCACCTATTCCAACAACGCGCTGGAACAAAAGCTCACCCACGACCTGCGGGTCACCCTCTACGAGAAGCTCCAGCGGCTGCCGATCAAGTGGTTCGACAAGAACTCGTCCGGCGAGATCATGTCACGGGTGGCGGACGACGTGCCCACCATGGACCGCATGATCGTGGAGGCCATCGACCAGACGGTCCCCGCCGTCCTCCAGTTCGGCATGATGCTGTCGTGGATGTTCTGGAAGAGCTGGGAACTCACCCTGGTGACTCTCGCCCCGCTGCCGATCATCGCCACCATCACCTCGGTCTATTCGAAGCGAGCCGAACCCCGCTGGCGGGATTCCTCCGAGGCCACCTCCGCGCTCAATTCGCTGCTCCACGACAACCTCGCCGGCATCCGCCAGATCAAGGCCTACACCGTGGAACCGGAGGCCCTCGACCGCTTCGACGCCGCCAGCCGCAATGTCGGCGAAAAGCACATGCGCGTGATGAAGGGCCAGGCGATGGTGTGGCCCACCGTCTCCCTCCTCGCCGAGTCCAGCATCGTGGTCATGATCGCTTACGGCGCGTGGTCGGTGCTGAACGGCCGCATGTCCGCGGGCATCCCGATGGCCTTCCTGATCTCGTGGGGCTTCCTTTTCGACCCGGTCTCGCGGATCAACAACCTCACCCAGCTCTTCGTCCGCGGCAAGGTGTCCGCGAAGCGTGTGTTCGCCATCCTCGACATGCCGGACGAGGTGAACCTCAGTGAGGGCGATCGCCCCGCGGGCTTCAACGGCCACGTCCGTTTCGAAAACGTCGGCTTCAGCTACGATCCCGACACACCCGCGGTCAGCGACCTCACGATCGAGGCCAAGCCGGGCCAGACGATCGCGCTCGTCGGCCCCACCGGCGCGGGCAAGTCCACGATCCTCAACCTGCTCACCCGCTTCTACGAAGCCGAGGCTGGCGCGATCTATTTCGATGGCCGCAACGTCGAGCAGCTCTCGAAGGAATGGCTGCGCGACAACACCGGCTACGTCACGCAGGAGAGCTTCCTCTTCAACACCTCCATCCGCGAGAACCTGTTGCTCGCGAAGCAGGACGCCAGCGACGAGGAAATCTGGGAAGCACTCGAAGCCGCCAACGCCGCCCCCTTCGTCCGCAAGCTGCCGGAAGGCCTAGACACCGTCGCGGGCGAACGCGGCGTGCGTTTCTCCGGTGGCGAGAAGCAACGGCTCTCGATCGCACGCGCGTTGCTGAAGAATCCGCCGCTGCTCTTGCTCGATGAAGCGACCAGCGCGCTCGACAACCGCACCGAACGCTTGGTGCAGGAAGCACTCGAACGACTACGCAGCGACCGCACCTGCTTCGTCATTGCGCACCGCCTCACCACGGTGGAGAAAGCCGATCTCATCTGCGTGCTGGAAAAAGGCCGCATCGTCGAACAGGGCACGCACGAGGTGCTGCGCGCGCAGGGCGGACTTTATTCGCGTTTGTGCGAAGCCTCTTCCATTCTCGAATGATCGCAGGCATACTCGGCCCTGTTCCTCGTCCCATGGAAACCGTCGTTCATCTCCCCGAGTCCGAAGATCCCTGCACGATCCGCGAAGTGCTCGACGCACTGCGGAAGCAGAAGCTGGAGCCGCGCCACGATTCGAAGAACTGGGGCGACTGGATCCATCTCGAAGGCTGCCGTACCGTGATCAGCATCGAGTCGATGCGCGGCCTTACCCGCTCCGCCACCATCGAGCACGCGGAGGACGACAATGCCGAAACCTCGCGCGCGATCTTGAAGGCCTTCGGCAAGCTCGGCTGGTTCGGCATGGACGAGGATGGCGAGTATCCGCTCGATTGAGCGGCGGGCCGGATCAATTCCGGATCCAGAATACATCGAGGAAGAACCACAGCAGCATCGCCAGGCCCACCACGAGTTTCACCGCCAGGCCGGTGACCGTGCCGACCACCGAGCCCACGCCGGACACCGTGGCGTGCTTGAGTTCCTTGCGGGCGAAGAGGAGTTCAAAGGCGAGCGCCCCGACCAATGGGCCGAGCAGCAGGCCGAAGGGCATGAAGAACATGCCCACGATGCTGCCAATGAACGCGCCCCACGCCCCCCATTTGGTACCGCCGAACCACTTGGTGCCCGCGGCCCCGCTGTAGAGTTCAAAGGCTTGGGAAGCCGCCATCAGGACCACCAGCACCACGAAGGACAACCAGTCCAGCCCGGAGCCCTCGCGCCCCAGCATCAGCCGGTGGGCCACCGCGGCGATCAGAATGATGAGGTGTCCGGGCAGGATCGGCAGGATACAGCCGATCAGGCCCGCCACCAGCAGGCAGCCGGTCACGATCCAGGCCCCGACGGTCCCCACGGTGCCCCAGCCGGCCCAGCCCACGATTGATTCCCACATGCCGATCACTAGAAGCGAATGGCCCGCCGCGCAACCTCGCACGCCGGACCCATACTCATTTGCCAATTGCATGGTTTTTTTTGACCGAATGCTAGACCAGGCCAAGCCGTGTCGTATGCTTCGACCTCATCGTATTTACCCTAGCAATGCAAAAGCCTGCTTACGTAATTGCCGCCGTGGCGGCCACCCTCGCCCCGCTTCACGCGGCTCCTGAAAAATCCAACTGGTATGAGGAAATGAAGATCGGCCCGGCGTGGTCGAACACCTTCGATGACACCTTCCAGGGCCAGAAGCGGCTCGCCGCGGTGAAGGGCATCCTGCTGGAGCTGGGAGACGAAAAATCCCACGCCCTCTTCGACACCGAAACCCTCGGTCTGGTGAACGCCTACGAGGGATTCGTCCACTGGGGCGGCACCCCGTGGACCGGTGCCCACGCCAAGCTCGTCGCCCTCGCCGACGAAACCCCGGTCTTCAACACCGCCCGAGGCACCGCCAAGTGGGCCGACGCGTCCGGTTCCTTCGACGACAAGCGTCCGATCCCGGGCTACGGCAATTTCGAGCACGCCCG comes from Luteolibacter sp. LG18 and encodes:
- a CDS encoding ABC transporter ATP-binding protein; its protein translation is MAVLTRVFRPALARYPGRAIASLAMAIVCTSLVLVLPGVTQVFIDDVIGHKRGDLLIPTALMGVGAIAIRQILFTLRTYSNNALEQKLTHDLRVTLYEKLQRLPIKWFDKNSSGEIMSRVADDVPTMDRMIVEAIDQTVPAVLQFGMMLSWMFWKSWELTLVTLAPLPIIATITSVYSKRAEPRWRDSSEATSALNSLLHDNLAGIRQIKAYTVEPEALDRFDAASRNVGEKHMRVMKGQAMVWPTVSLLAESSIVVMIAYGAWSVLNGRMSAGIPMAFLISWGFLFDPVSRINNLTQLFVRGKVSAKRVFAILDMPDEVNLSEGDRPAGFNGHVRFENVGFSYDPDTPAVSDLTIEAKPGQTIALVGPTGAGKSTILNLLTRFYEAEAGAIYFDGRNVEQLSKEWLRDNTGYVTQESFLFNTSIRENLLLAKQDASDEEIWEALEAANAAPFVRKLPEGLDTVAGERGVRFSGGEKQRLSIARALLKNPPLLLLDEATSALDNRTERLVQEALERLRSDRTCFVIAHRLTTVEKADLICVLEKGRIVEQGTHEVLRAQGGLYSRLCEASSILE
- a CDS encoding DUF456 domain-containing protein; this encodes MWESIVGWAGWGTVGTVGAWIVTGCLLVAGLIGCILPILPGHLIILIAAVAHRLMLGREGSGLDWLSFVVLVVLMAASQAFELYSGAAGTKWFGGTKWGAWGAFIGSIVGMFFMPFGLLLGPLVGALAFELLFARKELKHATVSGVGSVVGTVTGLAVKLVVGLAMLLWFFLDVFWIRN